Genomic segment of Chloroflexota bacterium:
GGTTTGCACTGGCCGGCATGGCCGGCTGGCCGATTCTCCTGCTGGGGCTGGTCGGCGTGCCGCTGGCCTACGGCTACACCGCGCCGCCGCTGAAGCTGGCCTATCGTGGCCTCGGCGAGCTGAACGTCTTCGTCCTGATGGGGCCGATGATGGTGGTCGGCGGGTTTCTGGTACACCGCGTGGCGGGCTGGGGCGTCGCACTTACGGCCTCGTTGCCGGTCGGCTGTCTGGTGGCCTCGATCCTCCATGCCAACAACCTCCGAGACCTTGACGACGACCGCGCCCTGGGCAAGAAGACGCTGGCGACCATCGTCGGGCCGTGGTGGGGCAAGGCGGAGATGCTGGCCTTGCTCTGGGGGGCGTACGCGGCGCTGATCGCGAGCGTCTGGCTGCGCGTGCTGCCGCGTGCGGCCCTGCTGGCGCTCCTGAGCGCCCCTGCCGCGCTGACGGTCAGCAAGACGGTAGTCAGAGGGCAGACGCCGCTGGAGCTTGCGCCTTCCGTGCGGCAGGCCGCGAAGCTGCACACGCAGTTCGGGTTGCTGCTGGCGCTCGGGCTGGTGGTGGGGGCCGGCTGGCGCTGGCTCAAGCGCCGGGGGTAGTCGGCGAAATGAGGGAAGCCCTTACCCTCCGACCTTCCGACAACGGCCCTCACCCTCCGACCTTCCGGCAGCGGCCCTCACCCCCCGACCTTCCGACAGCGGCCCTCACCCCCCGACCCCCGGTAACGGCCCTCACCCCCCGACCTTCCGACAGCGGCCCTCACCCCCCGACCCCCTCTCCCTGTGCGCGGGAGAGGGGGAGTTGTGGAACAACCCATTGGACACTCTGAGCGCCCCTCACAGATTGTGGGACCGAAGCGAATCACCGCATGAACGACACGGACAGGGCTGAACTGCCAGTGAGTCCGACCCGGCGAGTGTGGACGACCGGGCGGGCCAGAGAGCTACGCCGCGAAGCTACCCCGAGTGAAGCACTTCTGTGGACGCATCTGCGTGGCCGGACGCTGGATGGCGCGCGGTTCCGACGGCAGCAGCCAATCGGCCCCTTCGTCGTTGATTTCTTCTGCGCGGAGGTGGGACTCGTCATCGAGGTCGATGGCGGTGTCCACGAACAACAGCGGGAGTACGACGAAGCTCGTCAGGCGCAGCTTGAAGGCGCCGGGTACACGGTGATGCGGATCGTTGCCACCGACGTCCTGGGTGACATTGCAGGTGTGCTTGCGCTGATCCGCGCTGAACTACAGCG
This window contains:
- the menA gene encoding 1,4-dihydroxy-2-naphthoate octaprenyltransferase, with the protein product MTTANGSAPPPEPASNGPAAPTTGGPVFNASGVAVGAPRPSLPVIWYRAIRPFSFTASIIPVLVGGACALVVGGFSPVAFLLCLGGGMALQAGVNLTNDYFDHQLGADHSGSLGPSRVIQEGWLSPGAVLAGGVTFFVLGGLAGFALAGMAGWPILLLGLVGVPLAYGYTAPPLKLAYRGLGELNVFVLMGPMMVVGGFLVHRVAGWGVALTASLPVGCLVASILHANNLRDLDDDRALGKKTLATIVGPWWGKAEMLALLWGAYAALIASVWLRVLPRAALLALLSAPAALTVSKTVVRGQTPLELAPSVRQAAKLHTQFGLLLALGLVVGAGWRWLKRRG
- a CDS encoding endonuclease domain-containing protein produces the protein MNDTDRAELPVSPTRRVWTTGRARELRREATPSEALLWTHLRGRTLDGARFRRQQPIGPFVVDFFCAEVGLVIEVDGGVHEQQREYDEARQAQLEGAGYTVMRIVATDVLGDIAGVLALIRAELQRSKANVMRAQPQTRDI